One Pyrococcus furiosus DSM 3638 genomic region harbors:
- the purB gene encoding adenylosuccinate lyase: protein MAIHPIDYRYGSEEMKRIWDEENKLQKLLDVEAALARAHAKVGNIPEESARVISERANTKWVKLERVKEIEAEIHHDIMAVVKALSEVCGEHGKYVHLGATSNDIIDTANALLIKESLEIVERDLKELRSILKKLAKEHIDTVCIGRTHGQHAIPTTYGMKFALWLDEIQRHIERLYQLKERVLVGKMRGAVGTAASFGEKAFEIERLVMEDLGLKPARITNQIIQRDVYAELMFFLALVASTLDKMGLEIRNLQRTEILEVSEPFGEKQVGSSTMPHKRNPIRTEKVCGLARVLYSNVIPALLNNPLWHERDLTNSSVERVILPESFILLDEMLKTMKKVLSGLEFFPENIKRNLYLTKNLIMAEPLMLKLAEKGMGRQEAHELVRQISMKAFKENRDLLEVAKENEEVRKYLTEKDFESLKPENYIGKAREIVENVIAYVEEMEAKGL from the coding sequence ATGGCGATTCACCCAATTGATTATCGCTATGGTAGCGAGGAGATGAAGAGGATATGGGATGAGGAGAATAAGTTGCAAAAGCTACTTGACGTGGAGGCCGCACTTGCTAGGGCTCATGCTAAGGTAGGAAATATCCCAGAGGAAAGTGCAAGGGTGATTTCAGAGAGGGCCAACACCAAGTGGGTAAAGCTTGAGAGGGTTAAAGAGATAGAGGCCGAGATTCATCACGACATAATGGCCGTGGTTAAGGCCTTAAGCGAAGTTTGCGGTGAGCATGGGAAGTACGTTCACCTGGGAGCGACTTCCAACGACATCATCGATACTGCAAACGCCCTTCTAATAAAGGAAAGCCTTGAGATCGTGGAGAGAGACCTAAAGGAACTCAGGTCAATATTGAAAAAGTTAGCTAAGGAGCATATAGATACAGTTTGCATTGGAAGAACTCATGGACAGCATGCAATCCCAACAACATACGGAATGAAATTTGCCTTGTGGTTGGACGAGATTCAGAGGCACATCGAGAGGTTGTACCAATTAAAGGAGAGAGTTTTAGTTGGAAAGATGAGAGGAGCTGTGGGAACTGCAGCCTCATTTGGAGAAAAGGCCTTTGAAATAGAGAGGCTAGTTATGGAAGACTTGGGATTAAAGCCGGCAAGAATAACAAATCAAATAATCCAGAGAGATGTTTATGCCGAGCTTATGTTCTTCTTGGCATTGGTAGCTTCAACTTTGGACAAGATGGGATTAGAGATAAGAAACCTTCAGAGAACGGAAATTCTTGAGGTTAGTGAGCCCTTTGGAGAGAAGCAGGTTGGTTCTTCAACAATGCCACACAAGAGGAATCCAATAAGGACTGAGAAAGTCTGTGGATTGGCCAGGGTTCTTTACTCAAACGTTATTCCAGCCCTCTTAAACAATCCATTGTGGCATGAGAGAGATTTGACGAACTCTTCAGTTGAGAGGGTAATCCTCCCAGAGAGCTTTATATTGCTTGACGAAATGTTGAAAACAATGAAAAAGGTTCTTTCGGGATTGGAGTTCTTCCCCGAGAATATTAAGAGAAACCTATATCTAACGAAGAATTTGATAATGGCTGAACCATTAATGCTCAAGCTTGCGGAGAAAGGAATGGGAAGGCAGGAGGCACATGAGCTAGTTAGGCAAATATCCATGAAGGCCTTTAAGGAGAACAGAGATCTCTTGGAAGTGGCAAAGGAGAATGAGGAAGTTAGAAAATATTTAACAGAGAAAGATTTTGAATCTTTGAAGCCAGAAAACTACATAGGAAAGGCCAGAGAAATAGTAGAGAATGTTATAGCTTATGTTGAAGAAATGGAGGCTAAAGGTCTTTAA
- the ridA gene encoding 2-iminobutanoate/2-iminopropanoate deaminase: MKEVIFAENAPKPIGPYSQAIKAGNFLFIAGQIPIDPKTGEIVKGDIKAQTRQVLENIKAILEAAGYSLTDVVKVTVYLKDMNDFAKMNEVYAEYFGESKPARAAVEVSRLPKDVLIEIEAIAYKE, translated from the coding sequence ATGAAAGAGGTAATTTTTGCTGAAAATGCTCCAAAACCAATAGGCCCTTATAGCCAGGCAATTAAGGCCGGAAACTTCCTCTTTATCGCAGGCCAAATCCCAATAGATCCAAAAACTGGAGAAATCGTAAAAGGAGACATAAAGGCTCAGACAAGGCAAGTTTTAGAGAACATAAAAGCAATTTTAGAGGCAGCTGGTTACTCTCTTACCGATGTCGTTAAGGTTACAGTATATCTAAAAGATATGAACGACTTTGCAAAGATGAACGAGGTTTATGCAGAATATTTTGGAGAATCTAAGCCTGCTAGAGCTGCAGTAGAGGTTTCAAGACTGCCAAAAGATGTTCTCATTGAAATTGAGGCGATAGCATATAAGGAGTAG
- a CDS encoding GNAT family N-acetyltransferase, whose product MSVRVRLASLDDVKGIVEVHCSSVSKWVKYINGKRVEARYDDLTIAERWSHGGPWMSIETCAININNILINNQYPLVAELNGKIVGELELYIGEEGGLLGKCGYIDVLEVHKDYRRRGVGKALVNKAVEIAKEHKCDTVAVWPVKEAVGFYRKCGISEIAYRIVHVEINLNEIRTKVQEQYSTTSFPNNYDIIKDMIFVTPRIFSSFAAWIKSRWRYAIEKNRTSIEGCIPELNACYIIKGLWNNKSAAELFLWVEDIASINQVLNEIFGIAKKKGITTLHLLIDENVYQEIVNKYPHKVLEHEVLLMKK is encoded by the coding sequence ATGTCAGTTAGGGTACGTCTCGCATCTCTTGATGATGTTAAAGGCATTGTTGAGGTTCATTGTTCTTCAGTTAGCAAATGGGTCAAATACATCAATGGTAAGAGAGTTGAAGCTAGATATGATGACCTTACTATAGCTGAGCGATGGAGTCATGGAGGCCCTTGGATGAGTATTGAAACTTGCGCTATAAATATAAACAACATCTTAATCAACAATCAGTACCCCTTAGTAGCTGAGCTCAATGGTAAAATAGTCGGAGAGCTAGAGCTCTACATAGGTGAGGAGGGGGGTCTCCTCGGTAAATGTGGATATATCGATGTTTTGGAAGTACACAAAGATTATAGAAGAAGAGGTGTTGGTAAAGCACTTGTGAACAAGGCAGTCGAAATAGCTAAAGAGCATAAATGCGATACTGTGGCTGTATGGCCGGTTAAAGAAGCTGTTGGATTCTATAGAAAATGTGGCATATCCGAGATCGCATACAGGATTGTTCATGTAGAAATAAACCTCAATGAAATCCGTACTAAGGTTCAAGAACAATACTCAACTACTTCGTTTCCTAATAATTATGATATTATCAAAGACATGATATTTGTAACACCTAGGATATTTTCATCCTTTGCTGCATGGATAAAAAGTAGATGGCGCTATGCCATAGAGAAGAATAGAACAAGTATCGAGGGTTGTATACCAGAATTAAATGCATGTTACATAATCAAGGGTCTTTGGAATAATAAAAGTGCAGCTGAATTATTCCTATGGGTTGAGGATATAGCAAGTATAAACCAAGTGCTAAATGAAATATTTGGAATCGCTAAGAAAAAGGGGATTACCACACTACATTTGCTAATAGATGAAAATGTGTACCAAGAAATCGTGAATAAGTATCCTCACAAGGTTTTAGAACACGAGGTCCTCCTGATGAAAAAGTAA
- a CDS encoding ribosome biogenesis/translation initiation ATPase RLI: protein MRIAVIDYDKCNPDKCGHFLCERVCPVNRMGGEAIIIDEENYKPIIQEASCTGCGICVHKCPFKAISIVNLPEQLEEDCVHRYGVNAFVLYRLPVVKEGMVVGIVGPNGTGKSTAVKILAGQLIPNLCGDNDSWDGVIRAFRGNELQNYFEKLKNGEIRPVVKPQYVDLIPKAVKGKVIELLKKADETGKLEEVVKALELENVLDREIQHLSGGELQRVAIAAALLRNATFYFFDEPSSYLDIRQRLNAARAIRRLSEEGKSVLVVEHDLAVLDYLSDIIHVVYGEPGVYGIFSQPKGTRNGINEFLRGYLKDENVRFRPYEIKFTKTGERVEIERETLVTYPRLVKDYGSFRLEVEPGEIKKGEVIGIVGPNGIGKTTFVKMLAGVEEPTEGKIEWDLTVAYKPQYIKADYEGTVYELLSKIDASKLNSNFYKTELLKPLGIIDLYDREVNELSGGELQRVAIAATLLRDADIYLLDEPSAYLDVEQRLAVSRAIRHLMEKNEKTALVVEHDVLMIDYVSDRLMVFEGEPGKYGRALPPMGMREGMNRFLASIGITFRRDPDTGRPRANKEGSVKDREQKEKGEYYYIA, encoded by the coding sequence ATGAGGATTGCGGTCATCGATTACGACAAATGTAATCCAGACAAGTGTGGGCACTTTCTCTGTGAGAGGGTCTGTCCAGTGAATAGAATGGGAGGAGAGGCAATAATTATTGACGAAGAAAACTACAAGCCCATAATCCAAGAGGCAAGCTGTACTGGATGTGGAATCTGCGTCCACAAGTGTCCTTTCAAGGCCATAAGCATAGTTAACCTACCAGAGCAGCTCGAAGAGGACTGTGTGCATAGGTATGGTGTTAACGCCTTCGTCCTCTATAGACTTCCCGTAGTTAAGGAAGGCATGGTCGTGGGTATAGTGGGGCCTAACGGTACTGGAAAGTCTACGGCAGTAAAGATACTTGCTGGACAACTGATTCCAAACCTTTGTGGGGACAATGACAGCTGGGATGGTGTTATAAGAGCATTTAGAGGAAATGAACTCCAAAATTACTTTGAAAAGCTTAAGAACGGAGAGATAAGGCCAGTTGTTAAGCCACAATACGTGGACTTGATTCCAAAGGCCGTAAAAGGGAAGGTCATAGAGCTGTTAAAGAAGGCCGATGAAACTGGTAAGTTGGAGGAAGTAGTTAAGGCCCTCGAATTGGAAAATGTGCTTGATAGGGAAATCCAACACCTCTCTGGTGGAGAGCTTCAAAGGGTTGCAATAGCCGCAGCTCTGCTGAGAAATGCAACGTTCTATTTCTTTGACGAGCCCTCAAGCTACTTAGACATAAGGCAGAGATTGAATGCTGCTAGAGCAATAAGAAGGCTTAGTGAAGAAGGAAAATCCGTTTTAGTTGTAGAGCACGATTTGGCAGTTCTCGACTATCTTAGCGATATAATCCATGTAGTTTACGGTGAGCCTGGAGTGTATGGAATATTCTCTCAGCCAAAGGGAACCAGAAATGGGATTAACGAATTTCTCAGGGGTTATTTAAAGGATGAGAACGTTAGATTTAGGCCCTATGAGATCAAGTTCACGAAGACTGGAGAGAGGGTAGAGATAGAGAGGGAAACCCTGGTCACTTATCCCAGGTTAGTGAAGGATTACGGTAGCTTTAGGTTGGAGGTCGAGCCTGGAGAGATAAAGAAGGGGGAGGTAATTGGAATAGTTGGACCAAACGGAATAGGAAAGACAACATTCGTTAAAATGCTTGCAGGAGTTGAGGAGCCTACGGAAGGAAAGATAGAGTGGGACCTTACAGTAGCTTATAAACCCCAGTACATTAAGGCCGATTATGAAGGAACTGTTTATGAGCTGTTGAGCAAGATTGATGCTTCTAAGCTAAACAGCAATTTCTACAAGACTGAACTCTTGAAGCCCCTGGGAATAATTGACTTATATGACAGAGAGGTAAACGAGCTCTCGGGTGGAGAGCTTCAGAGAGTTGCAATAGCAGCTACACTCCTTAGAGATGCCGATATTTACCTGCTCGATGAGCCATCAGCTTACCTAGATGTTGAGCAGAGATTGGCAGTTTCAAGGGCGATAAGGCACTTGATGGAGAAGAACGAGAAGACGGCTTTAGTTGTAGAGCACGACGTTTTGATGATTGATTATGTTAGTGACAGACTTATGGTATTTGAGGGAGAGCCTGGAAAGTATGGAAGGGCTTTACCCCCAATGGGAATGAGAGAGGGAATGAACAGGTTCCTAGCTTCAATTGGAATAACCTTCAGAAGAGATCCAGATACTGGAAGACCCAGGGCGAACAAGGAGGGTAGCGTTAAGGATAGGGAGCAGAAAGAGAAAGGTGAATACTACTATATTGCCTAA
- the mmdA gene encoding methylmalonyl-CoA decarboxylase subunit alpha yields the protein MSMEEKVKDLYERKKKIMQMGGEEAIKKQHDKGKLTARERIELLLDPGSFVEIGMFVKHRATEFGMDKRELPADGVITGYGTIDGRLVFVYAQDFTVMGGSLGEMHAMKIKRIMELALEAGAPVIGLNDSGGARIQEGVDSLKGYGEIFKMNTILSGVVPQITAIMGPCAGGAVYSPAIGDFILMVDNPSTFMFITGPQVVKAVTGVEVSPVQLGGAMVHAQKSGQAHLIGKSDEEVIMLIKKLLSYLPSNNMEKPPKIKPKDEPFRRTPELYDIVPDDPNKGYDVRQVIYAIVDRDENGNPDFLELQPYFAPNAVIGFGRINGQPVGIVANNPIHLAGVLDIDSSDKIARFVRFCDAFNIPIVTLVDVPGYLPGVDQESRGIIRHGAKVLYAYAEATVPMVTVILRKAYGGAYLAMGSKHLGADFVFAWPTAEIAVMGPEGAANIIFRKEIAAAENPEEVRQQKIKEYREKFANPYVAAARGYIDDVIDPAETRAKIVMALEALENKRVKLPPKKHGNIPL from the coding sequence ATGAGCATGGAAGAGAAGGTCAAAGATCTTTACGAGAGGAAGAAAAAGATAATGCAAATGGGTGGGGAAGAGGCAATAAAGAAGCAACATGATAAAGGAAAGCTTACAGCTAGAGAAAGAATCGAGCTTCTCCTAGACCCAGGAAGCTTCGTGGAAATAGGCATGTTCGTTAAGCACAGGGCCACGGAGTTTGGGATGGACAAGAGAGAACTCCCAGCAGATGGAGTAATAACGGGTTACGGAACAATTGATGGAAGGCTTGTCTTTGTCTATGCCCAGGACTTCACGGTAATGGGAGGTTCTCTTGGGGAAATGCATGCAATGAAGATAAAGAGGATAATGGAGCTGGCTTTGGAGGCTGGAGCTCCAGTTATAGGGCTAAACGATTCTGGTGGAGCTAGAATACAGGAGGGCGTTGATTCACTTAAGGGGTATGGAGAGATATTCAAGATGAACACAATTCTCAGCGGTGTAGTGCCTCAAATTACGGCAATTATGGGCCCATGTGCAGGGGGTGCCGTCTACAGTCCAGCAATTGGAGACTTCATACTGATGGTCGATAATCCATCAACGTTCATGTTCATCACCGGACCCCAGGTAGTTAAGGCCGTTACGGGAGTGGAGGTATCTCCAGTTCAGCTTGGTGGTGCAATGGTTCATGCCCAGAAGAGCGGACAGGCTCACTTGATAGGGAAGAGCGATGAGGAAGTTATTATGCTTATAAAGAAGCTCTTAAGCTACCTCCCCTCCAACAACATGGAGAAGCCTCCAAAGATAAAGCCCAAGGATGAGCCCTTCAGAAGAACCCCAGAATTGTATGATATAGTTCCAGATGATCCAAACAAGGGTTACGACGTTAGGCAAGTAATTTATGCAATAGTTGATAGGGACGAAAACGGAAACCCCGACTTCCTGGAGCTACAGCCATACTTTGCTCCAAATGCTGTGATTGGGTTTGGAAGGATTAATGGACAGCCCGTTGGAATTGTGGCAAACAATCCAATCCACTTAGCTGGAGTTCTTGACATTGACAGTTCTGATAAGATAGCGAGATTCGTGAGGTTCTGTGATGCGTTCAACATACCGATAGTCACCTTAGTTGACGTCCCAGGATATCTCCCAGGGGTTGACCAGGAGAGTAGGGGAATAATTAGGCACGGGGCAAAGGTTCTCTATGCTTACGCTGAGGCGACAGTCCCAATGGTCACTGTTATCCTAAGAAAAGCTTATGGAGGAGCTTACCTTGCAATGGGAAGCAAGCACCTGGGAGCAGACTTCGTCTTTGCATGGCCTACAGCTGAGATAGCTGTTATGGGGCCTGAAGGTGCTGCAAACATAATATTCAGAAAAGAAATAGCTGCTGCCGAGAACCCAGAGGAGGTAAGACAGCAAAAGATCAAGGAGTACAGGGAGAAGTTTGCAAACCCATACGTAGCTGCGGCAAGAGGTTACATTGACGACGTAATAGATCCAGCTGAGACAAGAGCAAAGATAGTTATGGCTTTAGAAGCTTTGGAGAACAAGAGGGTTAAGCTTCCTCCAAAGAAGCATGGAAACATTCCACTGTGA
- a CDS encoding OadG family protein, which yields MSQLLEGLYITILGIVVVFSVLAILAIVMDLIGRTERKLVEKEKKKEVEDKKVEPVKVEKKLDEKKIAIITAAILAYLRGKQPKEVPIKRKPSPNWWLSGLITQMEEVENFNYEIGKW from the coding sequence ATGAGCCAACTCCTTGAGGGCCTCTATATTACAATTTTAGGAATAGTAGTTGTCTTTTCAGTCCTTGCAATCCTAGCAATTGTCATGGACTTAATAGGGAGAACTGAGAGGAAGTTGGTAGAAAAGGAGAAAAAGAAAGAAGTTGAAGATAAAAAAGTTGAACCAGTTAAAGTTGAGAAAAAACTTGATGAAAAGAAGATTGCAATAATAACTGCTGCGATTTTGGCCTATTTGAGGGGAAAGCAACCAAAAGAAGTCCCAATCAAGAGAAAACCTTCTCCAAATTGGTGGTTATCTGGTCTCATCACCCAAATGGAAGAAGTTGAAAACTTCAACTATGAGATAGGGA